Proteins encoded in a region of the Panicum hallii strain FIL2 chromosome 3, PHallii_v3.1, whole genome shotgun sequence genome:
- the LOC112884744 gene encoding protein DMP4-like, whose product MAAAAATARHDDVESQHDERDDANREEAQRPLLEKRSLADGGGMSPIQRAISQTYQSTAHLATLLPTGTVLAFQLLSPIVTARGQCIRANRAMAGTLLALCALSCFVLSFTDSFRDAGGAVRYGFATFRGLWVIDGGAPLADPRAAAGYRIRFLDFVHAAVSVMIFAAVALFDQNVVSCFYPVPSEDARQVLTVLPVAIGVVGSMLFVAFPTTRHGIGFPLSKH is encoded by the coding sequence atggcggcggcggcggcgacagcgCGGCACGACGACGTGGAGTCCCAGCATGACGAGCGCGACGATGCTAACCGTGAGGAAGCGCAGCGGCCTCTGCTGGAGAAGCGCTCcttggcggacggcggcggcatgAGCCCGATCCAGCGGGCCATCAGCCAGACGTACCAGAGCACGGCGCACCTGGCGACGCTGCTGCCGACGGGCACCGTGCTGGCGTTCCAGCTGCTGTCCCCGATCGTCACGGCGCGGGGCCAGTGCATCCGCGCCAACCGCGCCATGGCGGGCACCCTCCTGGCGCTCTGCGCGCTCTCCTGCTTCGTGCTCAGCTTCACGGACAGCTTCCGGGACGCCGGGGGCGCCGTCCGGTACGGGTTCGCCACGTTCCGCGGGCTCTGGGtcatcgacggcggcgcgccgcTGGCGGACCCGCGCGCCGCGGCCGGGTACCGCATCCGGTTCCTCGACTTCGTGCACGCGGCGGTGTCCGTGATGATCTTCGCCGCCGTCGCGCTGTTCGACCAGAACGTGGTGTCGTGCTTCTACCCGGTGCCGTCGGAGGACGCCAGGCAGGTGCTCACCGTGCTGCCCGTCGCCATCGGCGTGGTCGGGAGCATGCTGTTCGTGGCGTTCCCGACCACCCGCCACGGCATCGGTTTCCCGCTCTCGAAGCACTGA